From the genome of Hymenobacter cellulosilyticus, one region includes:
- a CDS encoding SDR family NAD(P)-dependent oxidoreductase, which translates to MPHVNGHAVHTSTLTHQNSFSLEGQLALITGGGSGIGLAIAQCMVHAGATVIITGRREEVLKDAVQAMGESAHYMVNDICDLASIDDMVEQLEAAYGPLDIVVNNAGINLKKPALQVTDEEFHNILHTNLNSVFALTRACARRMVERQRGVILMISSMAAYYGIDRVVAYAASKSAVEGMVKVLASEFSGDNVRVNAIAPGFIETEMSRKAMNNDPDRRDRAMRRTPMGKFGQPEDIGNAAVFMASDAARYITGVSLPVDGGNSIGF; encoded by the coding sequence ATGCCGCACGTGAACGGCCACGCCGTGCACACCAGTACCCTTACCCACCAGAATAGCTTTTCCCTGGAAGGGCAGCTGGCTTTAATTACCGGCGGCGGAAGCGGCATCGGCCTGGCCATTGCCCAGTGCATGGTGCACGCCGGCGCCACGGTTATCATCACCGGCCGCCGCGAAGAAGTGCTGAAGGACGCCGTGCAGGCCATGGGCGAATCGGCCCACTACATGGTCAACGACATCTGCGACCTGGCCTCCATTGATGATATGGTGGAGCAGCTCGAAGCCGCCTACGGTCCCCTGGATATCGTGGTCAACAATGCTGGTATCAACCTCAAAAAACCCGCTCTGCAAGTAACTGACGAAGAATTTCACAACATCCTGCACACCAACCTGAACTCGGTATTTGCCCTGACCCGCGCCTGCGCCCGGCGCATGGTGGAGCGGCAGCGCGGCGTGATTCTGATGATTTCGTCGATGGCCGCCTACTACGGCATCGATAGGGTAGTGGCCTACGCTGCTTCCAAGTCGGCGGTGGAAGGCATGGTGAAGGTGCTGGCCTCCGAGTTTTCCGGCGACAATGTGCGCGTCAATGCCATTGCGCCCGGCTTTATCGAAACCGAGATGAGCCGCAAGGCCATGAACAACGACCCCGACCGCCGCGACCGGGCCATGCGGCGCACGCCCATGGGCAAGTTTGGCCAGCCCGAGGACATTGGCAACGCGGCCGTGTTTATGGCCTCCGACGCGGCCCGCTACATTACCGGCGTGTCCCTCCCCGTCGACGGGGGCAACTCCATCGGCTTCTGA
- a CDS encoding SusC/RagA family TonB-linked outer membrane protein, with product MYQPIRKTAFCLSWPLFVASGLPLAGAVLMPTQAWAQATQTISGKITSSDNGETLPGVTVLQKGTTNGVSSNADGTFTLQAPLGSTLVLSAVGFVSKEVTVDGPTVNVTLGSDVKALNEVVVVGYGTQRAEAVTGSVASINGEALREVPSANITQALQGRLPGVEFAQSSSQPGAATQIRIRGTRSLGASNDPLVVLDGIPFPGSIGDINPNDIQSVDILKDASATAIYGSRGANGVVLITTKTGKKGQKAQITYDSFVGAKTIFAKYPMMNGPEFVELRRAAGLYKNALDEADDVDTDWQDLLYKTGIQTNHNLGVSGGTENGRYNFNAGYYQEEGVIPTQQYTRYSVRGTLDQGVGKYIRLGFTTNNTYNLSEGSNVGIYGILNSSPIANPYNADGSLKRTIRMPLDEQWVYTRETVEDLSDRWLSETRSMATYNTLFAEVKMPGVEGLKYRVNLGVNYRQSQGGSYTGQGITAVNPTTVSTASVSNSVTRDWTIENILSYDRTFAEKHNINAIALYSASDNTFNRSQINARDIPSDAFQYYNLGLAAGEITIPTLNNEQRYEKYGLLSYMGRVMYSYDDRYLLSATVRADGSSRLSPGNKWKTYPAVSLGWNVAKESFMQDISVIDMLKLRAGYGVTSNQSINPYATLGRLTTRPYNFGPTGYQTGLFVSQLPNANLGWEFSKTWNYGLDFAVLKNRLSGTVEYYVTNTEDVLLPLPLPPTSGVESYTANIGSTQNKGVELSLNGVILENLNGWTWEVGANLYANRNKITSLAGEQQRDEGNWWFVGKPINVIYDYEKVGLWQEGDPYRNILEPGGNVGMIKVKYTGDYTADGTPTRAIGPQDRQVLDVTPKFQGGFNTRVSFKGFDLSAVGAFQNGGILNSTLYGSSGYLNLMNGRRGNVKVDYWTPENTGAKYPKPGGLASGDNPKYGSTLGYFDASYLKIRTISLGYNFDNNAWLKSSGISRLRVYATAQNPFVIFSPYKKESGMDPETNSYADQNVAVTTGVPARLLTIGTNSPATRTYLVGLNFTF from the coding sequence ATGTATCAACCAATACGCAAAACGGCCTTCTGCCTGAGCTGGCCGCTGTTTGTGGCCTCCGGGCTACCCCTGGCTGGGGCGGTGCTAATGCCTACCCAGGCCTGGGCCCAAGCCACGCAAACCATTTCGGGCAAGATTACCAGCTCCGACAACGGCGAAACCCTGCCCGGCGTGACGGTGCTGCAGAAAGGCACCACCAACGGCGTTTCCTCCAACGCCGACGGTACCTTTACCCTGCAGGCGCCCCTGGGCAGCACCCTGGTGCTGAGCGCAGTAGGCTTCGTCAGTAAAGAAGTAACCGTCGATGGCCCCACGGTAAACGTGACGCTGGGCTCCGACGTGAAAGCCCTGAACGAGGTAGTGGTAGTGGGCTACGGCACCCAGAGAGCAGAAGCGGTAACTGGCTCGGTTGCGTCTATCAATGGAGAGGCCTTACGCGAAGTGCCATCAGCTAACATCACCCAGGCTCTGCAAGGCCGTTTGCCAGGTGTGGAATTTGCCCAATCCTCCTCTCAGCCCGGTGCTGCCACGCAAATCCGGATACGCGGTACCCGCTCACTGGGTGCCAGCAATGATCCATTGGTGGTATTGGATGGTATTCCTTTCCCGGGTTCGATTGGCGACATCAACCCCAACGATATTCAGAGTGTAGATATCCTGAAGGATGCGTCGGCCACGGCTATTTACGGGTCACGTGGGGCGAACGGAGTTGTCTTGATAACCACTAAAACCGGTAAAAAAGGGCAAAAAGCGCAGATAACCTACGACAGTTTTGTTGGTGCAAAAACAATTTTCGCCAAATACCCCATGATGAATGGGCCCGAGTTTGTTGAGCTTCGCAGAGCCGCCGGCCTGTATAAGAATGCCTTGGATGAAGCCGACGATGTAGATACCGATTGGCAGGACTTGTTGTATAAAACAGGTATTCAAACCAACCACAACCTGGGCGTTTCGGGTGGCACTGAGAACGGGCGGTATAATTTCAATGCGGGTTATTATCAAGAAGAAGGAGTAATTCCTACCCAGCAGTACACCCGTTATTCCGTACGTGGAACCCTTGACCAGGGCGTTGGTAAATACATCCGGTTGGGTTTCACTACCAATAATACCTATAACCTATCCGAGGGGTCCAATGTGGGTATATATGGCATCCTGAACTCCTCGCCAATCGCCAATCCTTACAATGCGGATGGTAGCCTGAAAAGAACTATCCGCATGCCGTTGGATGAGCAGTGGGTGTATACCCGCGAAACTGTGGAAGACTTGAGTGACAGGTGGTTAAGCGAAACCAGATCTATGGCCACCTACAATACCCTATTCGCGGAAGTTAAAATGCCGGGCGTAGAGGGATTGAAGTATCGGGTCAACCTGGGGGTAAACTACCGGCAGAGCCAGGGTGGTTCTTACACTGGACAAGGAATCACCGCAGTGAACCCTACTACAGTTTCCACAGCATCCGTCAGTAACTCGGTTACCAGAGACTGGACTATCGAAAACATTTTATCCTATGACCGCACCTTTGCTGAAAAGCATAATATAAATGCCATAGCCTTATACTCTGCCTCCGATAACACCTTCAATCGGTCGCAGATTAATGCCCGGGATATTCCTTCTGATGCCTTCCAGTACTACAACCTGGGACTGGCCGCCGGCGAAATCACCATACCCACTCTTAATAATGAGCAGCGGTATGAAAAATATGGTCTGTTGTCCTACATGGGGCGGGTAATGTATTCCTACGACGACCGGTATCTGTTATCCGCCACGGTCCGGGCGGATGGCTCCTCCAGACTTTCCCCCGGGAATAAATGGAAAACCTATCCTGCTGTGTCGCTAGGCTGGAACGTGGCCAAAGAGTCGTTTATGCAGGATATCTCTGTTATCGATATGCTGAAACTGCGGGCTGGTTACGGCGTCACGTCAAATCAGTCCATTAACCCCTATGCTACCCTGGGCCGTTTGACTACCCGACCCTATAACTTTGGCCCAACCGGCTACCAGACGGGGCTGTTCGTAAGCCAGTTGCCGAACGCTAACTTAGGCTGGGAATTCTCTAAAACCTGGAACTACGGGTTGGATTTTGCGGTGCTGAAAAACCGCCTTTCGGGTACCGTTGAGTACTATGTCACCAACACCGAGGATGTTCTGTTGCCTTTGCCACTGCCTCCTACTTCTGGCGTAGAGAGCTACACGGCCAACATTGGGTCTACCCAGAACAAAGGGGTGGAACTGTCTTTGAATGGGGTAATTCTGGAGAACCTCAATGGCTGGACCTGGGAAGTGGGGGCTAACCTGTATGCCAACCGCAACAAGATTACCTCGCTGGCTGGTGAGCAGCAGCGGGATGAAGGAAACTGGTGGTTTGTGGGCAAGCCGATCAACGTAATCTATGATTACGAGAAAGTAGGACTGTGGCAGGAAGGAGACCCCTACCGGAACATCCTGGAGCCCGGCGGAAACGTGGGGATGATCAAGGTGAAATACACCGGCGACTATACCGCAGATGGTACCCCTACCCGGGCCATTGGCCCGCAAGACCGTCAGGTTCTGGACGTGACCCCGAAGTTCCAGGGCGGTTTCAACACCCGGGTTTCGTTCAAAGGATTTGATCTGAGTGCAGTAGGTGCTTTCCAGAACGGCGGTATCCTCAACAGTACCCTGTATGGCTCATCGGGCTATCTTAACCTGATGAACGGTCGTCGGGGCAACGTGAAAGTGGATTACTGGACTCCCGAGAACACGGGCGCCAAATATCCCAAGCCTGGTGGCCTGGCTAGCGGCGACAACCCTAAGTATGGCAGCACGCTGGGGTACTTCGATGCCTCTTATTTGAAGATCCGCACGATTTCGCTGGGCTACAACTTCGACAACAACGCGTGGCTGAAAAGCTCCGGCATTAGCCGCCTACGGGTTTACGCAACGGCTCAGAACCCGTTTGTAATCTTCTCTCCCTACAAGAAAGAGTCGGGTATGGACCCTGAGACCAACTCGTACGCCGACCAAAACGTGGCCGTAACTACCGGCGTTCCGGCTCGTCTGTTGACAATAGGTACTAACTCGCCTGCAACCCGCACCTACCTGGTGGGCCTGAACTTTACCTTCTAA
- a CDS encoding RagB/SusD family nutrient uptake outer membrane protein, with translation MKSFNIKFFIGAALILMAAPGCNDLLDEEPRSIYTPDFFQTERGVNGGLTSMYAHLRYIYGDAYFYNATLTGTDEVTYGRDADENFLAMDFSGRAALNANNSRADRLWTAAFPNINTANGIIKNATAVGTISPALVAEARFFRAFDYFMLVQTFGGVPLDLGAGELQFNTNAFRASVRNTVPEVYTKAIFPDLIQAVADLPATPRVIGGVTKTAARLYLAKAYLTYAWWLENPNNIPTYPETTRTDPAGRNAQYYYQQAYDVAMAGIESPGPFRLQPTYYDVHVATNDRNAEMLLFADHTESSEFYNGGSLTFGSGGAPDNFAGWMMTWNYTNLRTSGIDDKGVRGPFSSVQREAVQALGRPWNRMAPTIGAVETTFADKTNDSRYDGTFTTVYRGNWPKAGGVLPKEPLNANNLPVNPGDPILTFLNEEPATAITYPTGGGPSNVGAGTLPGRADYVISPRGISRIVYPGLWKLGPYRTDNGSGLGQPNAASTRPFNIAKFSELYFVAAEAAVKGATTKSGQGARELINVIRARAGKWRFDNNGNVAKVQDNSAAMTSATPATIDINYILAERSREYYAEGYRWYDLVRTQKWNELASTYRIGGTNYGDHTPIVVTRTIQPHHYLRPIPQVQLDRMDVSADVKATYQNPRYQ, from the coding sequence ATGAAAAGCTTCAACATAAAATTCTTTATCGGGGCGGCCCTAATATTGATGGCTGCGCCGGGGTGCAACGACCTTTTGGACGAAGAACCCAGGAGTATATACACGCCCGACTTCTTTCAGACCGAAAGAGGCGTGAACGGTGGGTTGACCTCCATGTACGCTCACCTACGCTACATCTACGGCGACGCTTACTTCTACAATGCGACGCTGACGGGCACCGATGAGGTAACCTATGGCCGGGATGCCGACGAGAACTTTCTGGCCATGGACTTCTCCGGTCGAGCGGCGCTGAACGCCAATAACAGCCGGGCGGATAGATTGTGGACGGCTGCGTTCCCGAACATCAACACGGCCAATGGTATTATCAAGAATGCCACCGCAGTAGGAACCATCTCGCCAGCCCTAGTTGCCGAAGCACGGTTTTTCCGCGCCTTCGATTACTTCATGCTGGTTCAAACCTTTGGCGGGGTGCCGTTGGATTTGGGGGCGGGCGAGTTGCAGTTCAATACCAATGCTTTCAGAGCCTCGGTCCGCAATACGGTACCCGAAGTGTATACCAAAGCAATTTTTCCTGACCTGATACAGGCCGTTGCCGACTTGCCGGCAACTCCCCGGGTGATAGGGGGCGTCACGAAAACGGCTGCCCGCCTGTATCTGGCCAAAGCTTACCTGACTTATGCCTGGTGGCTGGAAAACCCGAACAATATCCCAACCTATCCGGAGACTACCAGAACAGATCCGGCCGGTCGTAACGCCCAGTACTACTATCAGCAGGCGTATGATGTGGCCATGGCGGGTATTGAGAGTCCCGGCCCGTTCCGCTTGCAGCCCACGTACTATGATGTACATGTGGCCACAAATGACCGCAACGCTGAAATGCTGCTGTTTGCGGACCATACCGAATCCAGTGAGTTCTACAATGGCGGCAGCCTGACCTTTGGTAGCGGTGGGGCCCCGGATAACTTTGCCGGTTGGATGATGACCTGGAACTATACCAACCTCAGAACTTCAGGAATAGACGACAAAGGGGTACGTGGCCCTTTCTCTTCTGTTCAGCGGGAAGCAGTTCAGGCCCTAGGCCGCCCCTGGAACCGGATGGCTCCTACCATTGGCGCAGTGGAAACCACCTTTGCCGACAAGACAAACGATTCTCGCTACGATGGTACTTTTACCACTGTCTATCGTGGTAACTGGCCGAAAGCGGGTGGCGTTCTGCCAAAAGAACCCCTTAACGCCAACAATCTGCCGGTTAACCCAGGGGACCCAATCCTGACTTTCCTGAATGAAGAGCCTGCTACGGCTATTACCTACCCTACCGGAGGAGGTCCGAGCAATGTAGGAGCAGGAACGCTGCCCGGCCGCGCGGATTACGTGATTTCGCCGCGTGGTATAAGCCGGATTGTGTATCCAGGCCTTTGGAAGCTTGGTCCTTACCGCACCGATAATGGTTCGGGCTTAGGCCAGCCTAATGCTGCCAGTACTCGTCCGTTCAACATTGCCAAATTCTCGGAGCTGTACTTTGTAGCGGCAGAAGCAGCTGTGAAAGGAGCAACTACCAAATCGGGTCAAGGCGCTCGGGAATTGATTAATGTTATTCGCGCCCGGGCCGGCAAGTGGCGTTTCGATAATAATGGGAACGTGGCCAAGGTGCAGGATAATAGCGCTGCCATGACTTCAGCCACCCCGGCTACTATAGACATCAACTATATCCTGGCAGAACGCTCGCGTGAGTACTACGCCGAAGGGTATCGCTGGTATGATCTGGTGCGTACCCAGAAATGGAACGAGCTGGCTTCTACCTACCGTATCGGGGGAACCAACTACGGAGATCATACGCCTATAGTCGTTACGCGTACCATTCAGCCGCATCACTACCTGCGTCCTATTCCGCAGGTTCAGCTTGATCGTATGGATGTGTCGGCAGATGTAAAAGCTACTTATCAGAACCCTAGATACCAATAA